In Lathyrus oleraceus cultivar Zhongwan6 chromosome 2, CAAS_Psat_ZW6_1.0, whole genome shotgun sequence, the DNA window CAGGAGAGGGTTTTGCTTCTGGAGTTGTGAATCTTGGTGAAATTGAAGTATGTAAGGTCACTGAGTTTGAGTTTGTTTGGAACAGCAATGTGATGGTGGAGCAAAGTAAAGCTGTTGCGTTCTATAAACCAGTGGGAATTCCAGATGGGTTTCATATCCTTGGTCACTATTGTCAACCTAGCTATAAGCCTTTATGGGGTTTTGTACTTGTTGCTAAACAAGTGGAAAATTCCTCATATAACATTTGCAACCAGAAAAAATTACCCGCTTTAACGAACCCTCTTGATTATACTCTAGTATGGTGTACTGATTCAGGAAGAAAGAAAATTGCTATGCCTGTTGATTCTGCTTACTTTTGGCTACCTCAACCTCCTGAAGGTTATAAGGCTCTTGGTTACTTAGTTACTAACAGCCATGATAAGCCTAATTTAGACAAAATCAGTTGCGTTCGTGTTGATCTAACGGATACATGTGAACCTTACTGCACATTACTTGATGCTGGATCTATAACTCCGGAGTTTCCATTTTGGATTTGGAATTTGAGACCCTGTGATCGCGGCATATTAGGGGCAGGAGTTTCGGTGGGGACTTTTTTCTGCGGTAGTTGTTGTTGGAACAAGGGAGAAGAGTTACCTGTTGTGTGCTTGAAGAATTTGAATCATACGCTGCCTGCGATGCCACGGATTCACCAAATACATGCACTTATAGAGCATTATGGTCCTACTGTTTTCTTTCATCCTGAGGAAGTTTACCTGCCTTCTTCGGTTGATTGGTTTTTCAGCAACGGAGCCCTTTTGTATCGAAAGGGCGTGTCTAAAGGCGAGGCTATTGATGAAGGTGGATCAAATTTGCCAGGCGGAGGAACAAATGATGGAGAATTTTGGATAGATTTGCCAAATGATGATATTAGAAGGGAGTTTATCAAACGCGGGGACTTGGAAAGTGCTAAGCTTTATGTTCACGTGAAGCCAGCATTTGGCGGAACATTCACAGACATTGTTATGTGGATTTTCTGTCCTTTCAATGGACCCTCTACTCTGAAATTTGGAATTACAAACATGGCTTTTAGCAAAGTTGGTGCACATGTTGGTGATTGGGAGCATTTCACACTTAGAATATGCAATTTCAGTGGAGAGCTTTGGAGTATATATTTCTCACAGCACAGTGGTGGTAAATGGGTGGATGCACATGAGTTAGAGTATATTGATGGCAATAAAGCTATTGTGTACGCGTCGAAAAACGGACATGCTAGTTACCCTCATCCTGGAACATTTATTCAAGGATCTTCGAAACTTGGGATTGGAATTAGGAATGACGCTAGTCGTAGTAGTTTGCGTGTGGATTCGAGTGTTCATTATGAAGTTGTTGCAGCTGAGTATTTAGGAGATGTTGTGAAAGAGCCTCAGTGGTTGCAGTATATGAGAGTGTGGGGTCCTAAAATTGTGTATGATTCAAAAACTGAGCTTGATAGGAAATTAAATGCTCTTCCTCTGAGGTTTGGAAATTCATTTGGTAATTTGTTTAAAAAGCTTCCACTGGAACTGTATGGTGAGGAAGGTCCTACAGGGCCAAAAGAGAAAAATTACTGGATAGGAGATGAAAGATGGTGAATATATTTATGTTAATGCTTCCATCACAGAGATTATTCAAATAAGCAATTTTTTTGCTAAGAGTGTTGTAATTGTATGGCTAGCTACTTGTGTACCTTCATATTTCTTTCATATATAGAGTGAAAAGGGTTGTGTGTTTGAGTATAGTTTTGAAAAATCAGAGAAATGGGAAAGTAAAAAAAGCTTAAATTTGCTCTCATTGAGAGTTGAACTCAAGACCTCCCGCTTACTAAACGGGTGCTCTAACCAACTGAGCTATGAGAGCATGTTGCTTTATCTTCTCAAATTAGAATTATACTAATTGTATATTTCTGCCTCAATTGGATGAAATTACTTAACATAGAAGCACATTGTATAATTTTCTCCTTAAATGATGGAAATTTTTGTACACATTTTCTTATGTGTTATATTATTACTCTAAAAACACACTTTACCTAGTTATATTTTGATTCTCAACTTATGAACACAGATTATTCTTAACAGTAAGTTAGTTGCTTTATATTCATGtttcatttcaaaaataaaaaatggtGATAGAAAACTAATTTATTGTCAAACTTTGATATTAAATGATTATTTAATCTATTCATCATTAGAAAGCTAAATCATTAACACTTTAATAAAAAAAACTCAAGcctatttttattttaaaaatatacTAAATGTTTTCAGaaactttttttattttatattttcatgatttttttaGTTAACTCAAAATTTGAGCTTCCCATAACTTAGTGGATATGAGAATTTTGTTTCTTAAAATATTTCAGACAAACCGTTTATAAAGAATTTACGGATATTGGAAATTGAAATATAGTTCTGGAGACAAGAAATTGAAATTTCTTTTTCTATATCCGGATCAAATTTTTCAACTGTGAATCACCAAAACATCAAATAATTGCATGTTTATGATCATCGATATGACTATTGAGCATTTGAATGTCTAGCATATTGTAATAAATTATAAATCCCTTTCATCGTTTCTTATAAGCTAagaaaatataattaattttgtttaaaaaataaataattaattaaagtATTCTTCATTTataacataaaaaataaattattaaaataaaaaataatatcAAAGAGTACTATAAATTTTTTTAGTATTTCATTAAAATTGCAAAATTACAAAGTAACTTATATTTCAAAATGATATTTTGTTATAAAAATGACTTTTAATTTGAAGTGTTGATAGTACAAATTATGCCCACAATTTCCCTAATTATGGCATCTTTAGCTGTACTGTAACAAGCCACAATCATCCTCATCCCAAAATATTGGTGTATCTATAACCCCTCCACCCATTGAGAAACAACAATAATTAAATGTTGTACATATTATTTGTATACAGTGATAATTGATAAACAACACATTTGGACTAAAGATTTGTTGACACCTCTGAATTATTatcttgaaaataaaaaatagttGAGATATCATTCACATCTTATTCGTACCATCTTAGATTACTAAGCTTAAAATgtaatcaaaatgaaaagttTCACAGTATATATTAATCCAATCAATAAATGGGTTGGTCAATTCTCACCATAAGGACCAATAGAGTAAAAGATGGTTTTCCACAAGAGGGAACACCATTAGAGATCAAAAGATTATACTTCTGGTGTGAGGTTCTTTTCATGGCACATATTCTTTGAAGAGGTTAGATAATAGCATTAGGATACAATCATAGAGAAGGTAGTAATCCTTCTGTTTTAGTATTCTTGACAGCTCCTATTCTGTGAGGAGGCCACACAACATGAGTAACCCTTCCTCGAACTAGACCCAAGGGAACCTGCAAATAAATTTGTCATCTCTGTCACCAAACTATTAGAGGTTTCAATGAAAAATCACATGCCATCGCATTCGTATCACCCACATTACAGCATTAACAAATTCCACAACAGGGCATCAATAGAAAATTTCTGGTAAGCCTACCATTTTAGTACTCCTAAGTCCTAACTACTTCAATGACGACTATGTGCTGTTTAtgaaaattaatttaaaataacAATTTTAGCGAATGAGTGATATATTAATAGGCTGATATTAAGCCTTGTCTAGATGGGCCAAATGACAGGACTATTGGCTAGTTTTGGACAACTACGAAATACGTGGAATGAAAATTACTAAGATGATCCAGTAATGAAACTATTGTGAACATGATTGTGCTTAAATACATTATGCAATGCAATCTAAGGATACAAAATTAACCAAAGAAGCTCTTAGCCTCCATTGCTTTTGCTTTGAAATAACAAATAAGTCAACAAAACTGTTATTGAAATAATAGAAGCTTGACTAGTCATGTTTTCATTGTAATTCTTATGAGCTATAATTTCTAACTTTCTAGTGCTAAAATTTTCTTGCTTCAATTTGCATATCTTAACATTGTCATGCTAGAAACTGAAAGAGGCAATAGCAACTTACAGATCCATATGATTTTGAATCCATGCTAGAAGCTGCATTGTCTCCCTCAACCCAACAATGTCCTTCCGGAATCTTCAGTACATCATTGTTATGACGAGTAACGAACCACTCGTTCGGTAAAGCAAGTATTCTCTTTATGTGTGTCTCCTTGTAATTTAATGGTGAACTACAAAAGTTTCAGGTTGAGTCACGTCATTAACGACTTCGAAAAACAGTAACTTAGGTCTCAATTATAAATTAGATAAAACAAAATTCATCTTTTTTGTTAGTTCAATATCATAAATTAGAACATGATTATACAAACCAATATGTCATTAATTTCTATAACCAAATCAGATAATATAGAGTACATAACACAATGAACCATCCAATGTCAATAGcttccaaacaaacacaatattaATCCAAGTACATGTCTTCCATTGTTAAAACAATACGAAGGTTCATAGTGGCTAGTTCACTGAGTTCTACCATTACCTCTtaaatttataaaattaaatttcCGACATTTTTTTATCTGGATTTGGCTTAATTGAACAAGTAGTACGCAATAATGAGACAATTTGGGAGAGCTTATATAATCAGCTTATGAAATGTCTATAATTTGGTTTCAATTTTTTCTCATAAATTCTCCAAGATAGCTTATGAAAGCAACCCATAACTCATCTAAAAACAACTTGACTTTATTTTAACTTTGTCATAAAAATAGCTTATACATACATAAGCACATATTTGATAAACACTAATGCTATAAGCAAATAATTAAGTTGTTTATCCAAACAAACAATCATCTACAAAGGAAATACTGCaacaaaaaaaaaaagtaaaagtGATGGAAAAGGATGATAAACGACATTTATACCGGAAGATAACTACATCACCATGTGAAAACTTGTACTTCTGAAGGCAAAATCTCTCAACCAAGACATAGTCATCTGCAATATACAATCAATGATGAAACCGCAATTAATTGAAGTAAAATCCTATAAACGTGTATATGAAGAAAAGTATCAGAAAAAAACCTGTGAAAGAATCAGTTTTGGGATTAAAAGTGGGAGACATAGAGCCACCGCGAACTGGTACAACAGTTACATAACGATCGGATACAGTGACAGTAATGAGACCAATTGTGACGAATTTTTTAGTAAAATTCCATAGAGAGTTTATTGTTCCCATGTGTGTACGTCAAATATCAACCATCTGAACCAAACAAAAGCAAGATGAAAATGGTGAATGAAAGTACACTGAAGAACGtaaaaatgaaaattgaaataAGAATTACACAGTCCGGAAGCAAAAATTGTGGCAAAAAAGATTGATGGAATGGAAGATCCGCCTGTACAGGTTTTTCCGACGAACGGCGGCGACTGGGCTCTTTCTTATTCGATGGAGGGAGCTGTTGATGTTTCTTTTAGGGTTTTACTTTTTTACTTTTGTGCATTTTTCATTTGGGTTTTTTTCACTCTCTAAACCTTTCTCCCTGTCATAGGATTGTTTTTGAAAAACACTATAAAAAAAAATTTAGATTAGATTCTTCTATTTTGGTACTTAAAAAAACTCAATCATCAAAAATAATACTACATGTagtaattttatttttttaatttcttttaataCCGCGCATTATCAAGTTGATATTTTTAAAATATTCTTAAAATAGTTTATAAATATACTTAAAAGAACAATAAATataattgcttaaaaatatttatatatatttgCTTAATAATGTAAATATAATTGTTTCACCTCAATTGCTTAAAATATatgaattttttacaaaaataactcagttttttaatttatttttttaaaataatcatgtTTTCAAAAAAATCCTAACCTACCCAACTTTTAGAAGGAGggtcaatccaattggcgtctcctcttaaaATTAGAGTGTaagcgccaattggattggctagggcacatggtgcagccaattcaattggcgtcCATGTGTATTTTTTCAAAGGagacgtcaattggattgacacctcagtgtatTTTGCAACTTTTTTTGTTAAACCGTCTACGTGATACGTAATTTCGAAATAtgaccaattcatattaatataaATTCCCGTTCacacaaaaaagactaatgttgagaccgggatcacctaaccacccggtcccacatcccctagctacccgaacccGTGGACCTAACCCGCGTTGATGATTCACCACTagtgtttgagcatctgaggggccaggaaCATCACTACCAACTGCAGGAGATGGCTTGTTGAGATAGTCATACAAATCAGCATAGTCTTGAGTATGCATCGAAAGTGTACCGTCATAGTTGAGTTCATGACtcatgccagagtagttgggttgtgtttgacttGTTGGTGGGCtaccgggacggttgaagggagacataGGTATGAATGATGCGTCGAAGAAAGATTGGAAAgattgttggggtgtttggtagagatagggttgttgaaggtttcggttt includes these proteins:
- the LOC127120879 gene encoding hypothetical protein At1g04090: MMMMMITTTLINLKNQFLTLVYFILDMLRSKFNCFLPSKPSADHLLRAFSLPTPLPQWPKGEGFASGVVNLGEIEVCKVTEFEFVWNSNVMVEQSKAVAFYKPVGIPDGFHILGHYCQPSYKPLWGFVLVAKQVENSSYNICNQKKLPALTNPLDYTLVWCTDSGRKKIAMPVDSAYFWLPQPPEGYKALGYLVTNSHDKPNLDKISCVRVDLTDTCEPYCTLLDAGSITPEFPFWIWNLRPCDRGILGAGVSVGTFFCGSCCWNKGEELPVVCLKNLNHTLPAMPRIHQIHALIEHYGPTVFFHPEEVYLPSSVDWFFSNGALLYRKGVSKGEAIDEGGSNLPGGGTNDGEFWIDLPNDDIRREFIKRGDLESAKLYVHVKPAFGGTFTDIVMWIFCPFNGPSTLKFGITNMAFSKVGAHVGDWEHFTLRICNFSGELWSIYFSQHSGGKWVDAHELEYIDGNKAIVYASKNGHASYPHPGTFIQGSSKLGIGIRNDASRSSLRVDSSVHYEVVAAEYLGDVVKEPQWLQYMRVWGPKIVYDSKTELDRKLNALPLRFGNSFGNLFKKLPLELYGEEGPTGPKEKNYWIGDERW
- the LOC127120880 gene encoding uncharacterized protein LOC127120880 translates to MGTINSLWNFTKKFVTIGLITVTVSDRYVTVVPVRGGSMSPTFNPKTDSFTDDYVLVERFCLQKYKFSHGDVVIFRSPLNYKETHIKRILALPNEWFVTRHNNDVLKIPEGHCWVEGDNAASSMDSKSYGSVPLGLVRGRVTHVVWPPHRIGAVKNTKTEGLLPSL